The nucleotide window tttttaaataccccgtaTATCGtgagttttcgataaaaatttgaaaggatTTAACACAAATTAGCACGTTCGTGACTTGAACTATCATTTAAATCAACAGAATCGTGTTTAAATCGTGTAAATTTCAATACAGCAAATgcaaactttttaaataccccgtaTATCGtgagttttcgataaaaatttgaaaggatTTTATACAAATTAGCTCGTTTCTATCTTAAACTATCATTTAAATCCATAGGATCGtgtttaaatttcaatacagCAAAtgtaaactttttaaataccccgtatatcgtattttttcaataaacatttgaaaggATTTAATACAAATTGGATCATTCTTGacttaaattatcatttaaatccACAGGATCGTGTTTAAATCGTGTTCACTTTAATACAACTcactataaagttttttttttaattatttcaaagttcttgtaaattttttacagtttattCAATATTCGTTGCGTATCATCGCAATAACAGAAATACCTTATTAACTATAGCTATCGTTTAGTAGAGGGCGCGCAATGTTAAAAATAACGCCCATATTGTTCAATTCGATTAtagaattaattaatatatccaattgtataataataaaaaaatatttttcgaatgaCTCATCACCTCAAATAAAGAACAACTTTAATTAGGAATGATTCATTAATAGAACAGCTGTTCAGTAATTGGGAATCGTGATGTCATTATCGAGTGgagaaaatttcaacaaaatacgTTCGCTAAAAAATGGCTATTACGtcttataaatttaatttcgttcaactaattttaaaaccgaGATAATAaagaagtaaaataaaaatatgaaatacaaaaattaatcgtatttttaataaaaaaaaatattttgaaacaagcGAAATAGTGGGAATGATACGTATATACGGGGGAGCTTCTAAGCAAGGAGAGTGTGtgtgtaagagagagagagagagagagagagagaatttAGTGGCGCGTGATATTGACACAATAGActacactgaaaaaaagtttttatacataCGACGTATATGTAAATActcaaatttcacttttatgtcattataattttgtttaaatgtgTATTTTGACTGGAAATCATTCGTAATATACGAGGATAGtttaatttgagatataattATCGCAATAATTCCgccatgttttttttttcaagtcacctgtcaaaattttaaataaatttgacatattaGATTCATTGTATGTATCAGTTATCGGGtaaatacgaaaaaaagtcacgaattaattattattacgtgaaaaattcgtttatttatgttttctcggtgtatttaagttttttttcgaGTATATATGTTATACGACGTTCGAGCAGCTAGCAACGAAAACAAAACCGCGTAATTCATCTTAAATACGCAAATAATTTGATCAGGCACCTCCGGCGGACTAAATTTATACGGTTACACTTCGCGCGAATTGCGAAAAATTTTCGAAGGTCATCCAAAAATATCGCGCCcgatattttttcactatttataCGATACCAAACCGCTCGAGTCGAAGTATTCCGTTCCGAACATGCGTCCATGTAAGTCTATTTATATAATCGATACTCGGATATAAATTTAATAGCGAAAATAATACAGTGCGCGCTATCTATCGTTCAATAGACGAACTAATCCTAAtcaaatgattgaaattgtCATTTTGTTTAATAGCATAAATCCATGGCTTACTTAACCTAATTGTTTGCTCCAGCGTTTGCCAGGGCGTACCACGATTATTTTTTCCCTACCCGGATGCATTTCGAGCGTTTATTTTTCTCGGTGTAACgatttttccttttaaatataACCGAGGGAAGTGATTGGTCGCCTTGGAGGTAAGAAAAACGCTTCGCTTTTACCTTTTTAACGTAGTATCGGCTTTACTAATTTTACAAATTAGTCCAATAATTAACTATTTAATTAttcgatattaaaatttttaccgTGTGTATTGATTAGCTTTCCATATAACGAAACCGAAGCCTTTCGACGCCGATGAAGCTTGGAGGCACCACGTAGATCGCGTTAAAGGTCGCGAACCGTCGCAATGGCCCAGTTCGATCTTCCACACCACTTACCCGTTTTCTCGTTATCCGCTTTATTTGGTCTACAGTAAAAGACCGTCTCCGGCGGCCGAAAAGTACGATCCCCACCGATCTTGGTTGGACCATTTGGATCGTCTAGCCGAATTAGATAAATTGTATCCGACGTTGTGGCCTTCGATCGGAACCAAATCTCCGACGCCGATCAAAGTAATATTACTTCGAAAACGAATTTAATCGCCATTTTTATATATCGATTGATTTCAGGCTGGCGAATTCGCTCCACGTCCTTCGGAAGTGGCTTTCAATTACGCCGGTCAACCGATCTACAGCCGCGGAGGGTTGTATCCAAGTAAGCGTCTTATCGACGACCTTTTTAACCCCTCTCCGAGCCTACCCGTTTCCGCCGTATCTCGCGACCCATTTTGGTGGGATTCGCCATTAAAACCCGCCTCCGCGTACACGCCTTTCGGCAAATCCCCGTTCTACCTTCGCGATTCTTACCTTTCCCCAGTCAAGAGGACGTTCCTGTGGGACAAACACCCCATCAGGCCGTTCGGTAAGTCCCATTACTAACCAAACGATTCCCGTTTGAATCGGTTTCGAGGAAATTCCATCGTTCGCCCATCCGAATAATACTTgttgatatttaatttgatatacactgagaaaagtgtaggtgttgatttttatttgaattgaaacgaacgttacattttttttagtgtaattttgaaggtttttaaaacgttttttaatacttgtcaattatttcaaatcgtattaatttgaaaatattgaaaactatgAAAGATTTTTCCCTGTAAGTcttaaatttgtataaaaactcATTATTATAAGTTCTAGATTCAAAAAAACCAATAATAATTGTgtacaacttttatttgaaacatttttttcagtgtatgaATTAATTTACGTCAAAAAGACTGACTAAATATACATTACAAGTCCTATAACTtgaattaaattagaaaaatatgagaaattatgaaaGACTGGTTGATTTAAGTCCTAAAATCGTGAGGCACTTTGATTATTACAAGTTCTATATCATTATAAATGTATGGAGAAAGTGGAAACTTCCTTAATTCGTAAAAATGACATACaagtattatttgaattatttttttttcgatatttcaattacttttgaaaaaaatgtactaaATACGTCCTAAACTGATAAAAGTCTTTTTTTATAAGTATTAAATTGgggaaatatggaaaattatacGATAATTATGCATATAAGTCCTAAATTTTTGAGGGAAACTCATTATAGCGAGTCttggatttgaaaaaaaaatcataattataaacaacttttatttgaaacatttttttcagtgtatgaATTAATTTACGTCAAAAAGACTGACTAAATATACATTATAAGTCCTATAACTTggattaaattagaaaaatatgagaaattatgaaaGACTGGTTGATTTAAGTCCTAAAATCGTGAGGCACTTTGATTATTACAAGTCCTATATCATTATAAATGTATGGAGAGAGTGGAAACTTCCTTAATTcgtaaaaatatggaaaatttgtattaatatgACGTACAAGtattatttgaatgatttttttttcgacaattcaattactttggaaaaaaatgtactGAATACGTCCTAAACTGATAAAAGTCTTTTTTTATAAGTATTAAATTGgggaaatatggaaaattatacGATAATTATGCATATAAGTCCTAAATTTTTGAGGGAAACTCATTATAGTGAGTcttagatttgaaaaaaaatcataattatatacaaattttatttgaaacatttttttcagtgtatgaATTAATTTACGTCAAAAAGACTGACTAAATATACATTATAAGTCCTATAACTTggattaaattagaaaaatatgagaaattatgaaaGACTGGTTGATTTAAGTCCTAAAATCGTGAGGCACTTTGATTATTACAAGTCTTATATCATTATAAATGTATGGAGAAAGTGGAAACTTCCTTAATtcgtaaaaatatgaaaaatttatattaatatgacGTACAAGtattatttgaatgatttttttttcgacaattcaattactttggaaaaaaatgtactGAATACGTCCTAAACTGATAAAAGTCTTTTTTTATAAGTATTAAATTGgggaaatatggaaaattatacGATAATTATGCATATAAGTCCTAAATTTATGAAGGGAACTCGTTATAGTGAGTcttagatttgaaaaaaaatcataattatatacaaattttatttgaaacatttttttcagtgtatgaATTAATTTACGTCAAAAAGTCTAACTAAAAACACACAAAACGTATCGAAAAGTCTTTGTAAGTcctataaatttgattaaattaggaaaatatgAGAAACTATAAAAGATTTGTTGATATAAATCCTAAAACCACGAggaatattgtttattacaAGTCCTATATCATTCTGAATGTATGGAAGGatttaaaactttctaaatacgtgaaaaatgaaaaaaattgtattaatgtgacgtataaatatcaattgaattttttttttcaaaatttcatttactttggaacaaaaaaatgtacTAAATACGTCCTAAACTTATTAGAACTTTCTTTATAAGTATTAACTGAATTAAATTGGGAAATTTTGCAACAATTGTGCATATAAGTCctaaaattatgaagaaaactcATTATTGTGAGACCTAAAATCTGtatcaagtgaaaaatattctccaaGAACCAAATAAGACGATAAAgtctaattttatatattttttagtagcTAAAAATATTGTAGCGCAGAAAGATGTAACTAAATTCgttctaaaataattataagtatTCTTTTGAGTcctacaaaatgaaaaaaatatgaaaaattaagtgaaatatCTCTCAAGTCCTAAAAAACTTTCCAAAATCGTCCTAATTAGTATTAAATCAAATTCATAAGTCTTTTTAACTCATTATAAAAGACTGAATTCATTGATAATTCataattagtattattttgaTGGGATggttttttaaaagtatttttttttatacatttcatacaaatataattatactaattttttcccagtttttttttgaaaaggaTGGCGGTTATTTTggtaaaattccaattttttttattactgtttatTTAGATTAGAGCTAGTCTAGTGTAATTTAACAATCCTTGATTATATTTCATCCAAACACTAAATTTCGTGTACCAAAAATTCAAACAGAACGTGAATATTTTGGTTACTTACTCTTCCCCTTCCacaattccatttttatttcactCTATAAAGTTTATATAATTTCACTATATTTTGTAATCGTaatcttattttatttcgttaatttttaaCAGTGTAGTTAACTGTCAAGTTAGGCGTATATTAGCGACTAAATATTCCGTCTATTTCTTAagtagattattttatttctactaGATAGGCAACCAAATCAACATAGTTGTattaataatcatctatatgcacattttattttatcaacaatctatttataattaattatttatatcgattacgattacaattattatttttattatttgtgacGGTATTTTTCGTCTTTACAGCTGCCGTTTACTAAGTGGaaagaatataaaaagaatGACTTAATGAGGAAAGATCATTGACCTTATTAAGCGACTGACTGGACATATTATAACATTGAAACATTTGTTTGCAACTTATGTTTCAAATAAGTgttcattttaacaaaaaaaaaatatataaatccgttatacaacaatataaaatataaaacagtgccttaaattatacaaaataatattacgcaaaggaaaaaaaatgttacatgtAATTAATGTTTGTAACTGACACTCTAGGACGATCGGTACTGACTAAAAACGTGTCTCGCATTCCATCGAAATATATCCTCAAGACCGTCCCACAGTGCGgaacattttaaaattgtaattggttttactttttttttggtaataatacataatacataGCTTTACCAATTAATCGAATTTTATTCTTCCTTACATTAATCCCCCCCTGTAggttaataaataatcaatcaaaCTAATCATAATACGTTCTCCAGTGTTGCCagattttttctaataactGTCCTCCcactgaaatataaaaaatcttaataGTAGTGACGTGTCCAGAATTTTCCTAGTGGGGGAGGGGATGGATATAAGTCCACGAAACCTCCGGGGGGTCTAAAAGggttcaaaatgtttttaaatggtGTTGATCTAGATCTTCAGAGAGTGCTATATGTGAAATGGATTGGAATGGAAATACATTTTCCCTGAAATAATacgaatttgaataaaaacctTTAGTACTGAAAATTTTGgtacaaaataaaagttaatcATTCAATTTGGCAACACTGCTCTTCGTGTACAACATCATATATTAGTTGtttcatagagttaatattaaagatggAGAGAACGTTCGGTAAGTATAATAATAAGTATTATAATCATATTTGTTCATGAACATACATCTCATAATTCCATTTCATcctaaatattatatattttccgtaaattttataataataatcgtttTTATTCGCTTTGTTCccatataaattgaaataaaactttctgtttaatttgttttgttaatttttaaccGTGTAGTCAACTAAAATTGACAAGTTAGGCGTTTATTAGCGACTAAATATCGCTctagaaaactattttatttctaCTAGGTAGGCAACCATATCAACATAGTTGTaaaaatatatgtgaaaaacgtatttgttattatgaaatgaaacaaaaatatagttttgttaactactttatttcttttaaagTATTTGACACATTTCCGTATGAAGCTAAACATATTTGCAATGCCTCTTGTGCTAAATGTGTTTCTTTATGTGGAGGGCAGGatacactaaaaaaaataattatcacaaatattCATTAGTAATATCGTATTCCCTTACTTATGAAAAGTATCCAATGCTTCATAAAATACTCCAACGGCTTTGTCTATTTGTTGGGATTGCATCAAGTTGAAACCAATTTTATACTGTTCTTCACAATATTTGAACAAACGAATCCTTTCGTCTaaatttaccaaatttttaCACTTTGGACAATTCAACGGGTTACTTGAAACTGGTAGAGTGaatatatttgaacaattttcagTAGGACATCTAAATTCATAGTGAAAATAACTATACTAACTATAacgataattataattaaataaaatctagttattataaaaagtaaatacgGACCTGTTCCGTTTACTTATAAATGACATTAACCTTAATGTCATTTCACACGAGTATAGTTTATTTTGTATTCCGAAGTACACCAGTGTTACACTGGACTATTCCTAACCTCTTCTTATGTAATAAGTTGCactgttattaatattttgaaacaattttattgttgcGAATATTCCTTACCTAATTTGTTGACTTAAATCGTCCATTCCTCTGCCGATTTGTGGCCAATTATACGTACAAGCATTACACTCGCATTGAAACCAATATCTAGAAGATAAAATCCTTTGTCGATCTTTTAACTCTTTTCTACTACAAATCGGACCGTAATTTTCAGCTACAATTTCGTTCGGTGCAAGAGGTCTTAAtgattttattacaatatactTTCCaacaaaatatctaaaataaattgaaatcaaatcgatcaCCTCATTTTATCTATTGTTACCTCGTAACTGCGGGATAACAATCGTGGTTGAACAAGGCCACCGTGGGATACAAAGCGACGCCTATGTATGAAAGTTTCgacattttaaggttataatCTTGTGTAGTTAATTGTTCGAATATTTCGTGTGCGTTGAATTGTAACATTTgtaagttgaataataaatattctccaattaaaaattcttcttcaGTAGGCACAACTGGAaatgtatcaaattttattcatataacttaaaataaaataacatttaatacCGTTATTTCCGGGAGTATTGAAATATCCGCATTTCTGAAGACACCTTAGTAAAAATGCAGCCATTAAAGTTCGTTGTAAAAAATCTTCTCCGTTTCTTTTATTACTATTCGTACACAGAGAAAAAAActtctctttttgtttatttttataaatttccaagCAATTTTGAAGGTTTTGTTGAGTTATAATTCTCAAAGCCGAATGTGATAGAACACTCATACCAGAACCAATAAGTAGatctaaatatttacattcGTACTTGTGGTAAGTAGATAAAGCTTCATCTCTACAAATTGTATTACAAAAAGCTACATTTGAACAATCTGGACAAGCCACAGGAGCCTGTAACCTAAAATACCAAACGATTCAATTTAAATCCattacgatatttttataaaatttttacctaGTGAAACAGCTGTGGCAATGCGTACCGAACATTTCTGGTAGTAAACAAGCCACATAAGGCGGTTCAACAACTAGAGTTTCACCGGTTTTAATTGATTCGTTAGCAACAATGAATCTTCCCAATTGGTCTGTACTTTTTACAGACAGTTTTTTGGAGGCGCATGGaaattctttgttatttttatcttcTACATTTGGAAGaactaaaattatgaatatgacAGGTCCATTGCAAACCATTTTGCTAATATTAGtaattttactgttttttattctaaaaaatcgaaaaatcgccctatttcaatgaatttgtttttatatttacgtTTTAATGGTGGATTTActagaaaaaagaaatgtattagttttttttggtattatttatcatattttactgccattgtttttatattatgaatttgcctgttttttgaagtttttttcatCTTGCTTACAGTTTATCTCAGAAATCCGTTTCTTTTggatgtttttgatttttttctttattaattgaTTCTTTAGGAACATTCTTCTAAAATATGAGctcgatatttttgaaaatgcgGTCTGtagagttttttaaatttttgaaattttattcatcttTATCTCAACAATTGTGTTCTTCTGATTATTGTTGATCTTTCTCTTTATAAATCAGTCTTTAAAGAAGATTTTTCTAGAATATGAGcttgatattttcgaaaatgcAGTCTGTAGAGTTTTTTAAACGATACATTGTTTTTGTTACACAACAAAGATTCtatactataattattttgagcTCTATGGCTCCATTTTAACATACCTTTTTCCATATTCGTCATTGCCGtttctacattttcttttctgcttttttctaattcttcaattttttctttcttatccatcaatttttcagCTAAATCGAATGCCACTTTGGATTTCTTATCCTCTCGAAGGGCTTTATAGCACACCCCCATTTTCCAGTAAGCTTCAGCTTTAAATACATTAGGTAACCGTTCTTTTAATGCCAGTTGAACATCATTTAATGCCAAGGAATATTGTTTCAACCCCATTAGTACTTTACAACGACCCCACAGAGCAAGAGACAGTGATAATCCCGAATCGAATGAGCTACATTGCcctgaaatattgaattaaattttttttaaagactCGATTAACACACTCACCAGTTCCAGGTGCTCTCATAACACTTTGACTGTAAAATAttaaagatttatttaaatcgTTTTGTTCAAAAGCTGTTTCAGCTTCGAGTCTTTTTAACTGACTCACAGTGGCATCTTTCTTTCTATACACCTCTTGTACATTCGAAAGAATGTTTAGTCCAATTTCCTTGGTCTGCAAACGAATTCtgtgtatcaaaaatttttcaaaagagatcggttttcagtgaatattatttggtaatacaataaataaattaggaatTAAGATTTGGTAAAACAATACCTCGTCGGCGGTATAAACAGCTCTTATCCTCTCACTGTCACTTTTCAATTTaccgaattttttttgaatccACGTTTGACCCACACTTTGTTTAACAACTTCCACAAAATCCATGAAAAAACCGACGCTGTTCGTTTGTAGAGTTTTTTCACTGCACCTATTTCTGTAATCGTTATCACTGTATtctgacatttttaaaataaaaaaatatagcttcgataaaaaaatatttatataacaaagaGAACTAGCAGTgtgctatttttatttttaataaaccgGCGAAAACTATTTTTAGTAACCGTTAACGAAGGTATAAATAAAGCTGGTTCACTAAAGAGGTCGAAAccgaaataaattattaccaagcaaatataaaaaaactgtttcataTAACttaacttatatttatttaaccaAATTTCTTCATATCTGAtgataaaaagataaatttatgAGTTAAATTCATAAACTACCGTATAATTACACTCAAGTTTCGCGCCGTTAATTTACAATAAACAGTAGCTTCTGACAGATGTCATATTAGTAGTTCATTTACTcttatcgaagaaaaaattactcCCAACAATTGATGGTATATTGATTGATCTAATTAAAGGTCGATCGATATTATAATcctattaataatatattttttcaaatatatgaaacgAAATGTGCTAACAGGGATAATAATTGTTCAACGAGGCCATTGTAAAATACAAATCAATGCACCACATACGATCCGAATAGTCCTGGCAGCTAAGGCCTTCTTCGCCCCCcaacaaaaagaagaatcaatgacagttttgacatttttaagaATTCTGCATTTTATATTAGATGATAAATActaaacataatttatataaaattgataagaatatgataaaaatgtaaatatggGGACCAAATTTCGTTATTGAAACTCGTTTCAGTGTAATTGTAGCAGATATACGTTTAGTATAGTTAGATTTAGAAAAGTATACATTCAACTCGTGAAAATGCTATAAAAGATGTTATTAAAGTACTGGTAGTTATGAAATACAATGTATATCGAATGCATCTAATTATCAATAGGATCGAGTTTAGTTcaagaaaaaagttattcaaggGTCAGTAGAACTAGAAAAATGTAAGAGTACCTATTTAGGTTAAGCAAGAAGTAATTATTCGATTACTAGTTGGAATTAAGTTCGTAATGTAACAAGGTactaaattatttgtataaatcattttaacccctaataaaaaaaggattgaTTTATATTCCAGTAGTTCAAATGcacttttgttgaaaaatatagtgCGTTATAGATTTAAATCACTTTTATGAAGAATTATTCAAGTAGTAGTAGCTCGAAtgaagttttattgaaaaatgattaaagtAGCAGTAGTTCAActgattttt belongs to Diorhabda carinulata isolate Delta chromosome X, icDioCari1.1, whole genome shotgun sequence and includes:
- the LOC130902723 gene encoding uncharacterized protein LOC130902723 isoform X1, with the protein product MSFKEHLEMISLNETPSKKAKFWQSFVRSLKGSDDLRATDSVHSRRGIFRPISDIPEVSSSWPFTKSIFDEPSAAAERIHVPGYRYDPLHRDTYGYSPRPIFPHNYGSLDRYRPAFHITKPKPFDADEAWRHHVDRVKGREPSQWPSSIFHTTYPFSRYPLYLVYSKRPSPAAEKYDPHRSWLDHLDRLAELDKLYPTLWPSIGTKSPTPIKAGEFAPRPSEVAFNYAGQPIYSRGGLYPSKRLIDDLFNPSPSLPVSAVSRDPFWWDSPLKPASAYTPFGKSPFYLRDSYLSPVKRTFLWDKHPIRPFGKSHY
- the LOC130902723 gene encoding uncharacterized protein LOC130902723 isoform X2, which gives rise to MSFKEHLEMISLNETPSKKAKFWQSFVRSLKGSDDLRATDSVHSRRGIFRPISDIPEVSSSWPFTKSIFDEPSAAAERIHVPGYRYDPLHRDTYGYSPRPIFPHNYGSLDRYRPAFHITKPKPFDADEAWRHHVDRVKGREPSQWPSSIFHTTYPFSRYPLYLVYSKRPSPAAEKYDPHRSWLDHLDRLAELDKLYPTLWPSIGTKSPTPIKAGEFAPRPSEVAFNYAGQPIYSRGGLYPSKRLIDDLFNPSPSLPVSAVSRDPFWWDSPLKPASAYTPFGKSPFYLRDSYLSPVKRTFLWDKHPIRPFAAVY
- the LOC130902723 gene encoding uncharacterized protein LOC130902723 isoform X3, which gives rise to MSFKEHLEMISLNETPSKKAKFWQSFVRSLKGSDDLRATDSVHSRRGIFRPISDIPEVSSSWPFTKSIFDEPSAAAERIHVPGYRYDPLHRDTYGYSPRPIFPHNYGSLDRYRPAFHITKPKPFDADEAWRHHVDRVKGREPSQWPSSIFHTTYPFSRYPLYLVYSKRPSPAAEKYDPHRSWLDHLDRLAELDKLYPTLWPSIGTKSPTPIKAGEFAPRPSEVAFNYAGQPIYSRGGLYPTAVY
- the LOC130902727 gene encoding SET and MYND domain-containing protein DDB_G0284059-like, translated to MSEYSDNDYRNRCSEKTLQTNSVGFFMDFVEVVKQSVGQTWIQKKFGKLKSDSERIRAVYTADETKEIGLNILSNVQEVYRKKDATVSQLKRLEAETAFEQNDLNKSLIFYSQSVMRAPGTGQCSSFDSGLSLSLALWGRCKVLMGLKQYSLALNDVQLALKERLPNVFKAEAYWKMGVCYKALREDKKSKVAFDLAEKLMDKKEKIEELEKSRKENVETAMTNMEKVLPNVEDKNNKEFPCASKKLSVKSTDQLGRFIVANESIKTGETLVVEPPYVACLLPEMFGTHCHSCFTRLQAPVACPDCSNVAFCNTICRDEALSTYHKYECKYLDLLIGSGMSVLSHSALRIITQQNLQNCLEIYKNKQKEKFFSLCTNSNKRNGEDFLQRTLMAAFLLRCLQKCGYFNTPGNNVVPTEEEFLIGEYLLFNLQMLQFNAHEIFEQLTTQDYNLKMSKLSYIGVALYPTVALFNHDCYPAVTRYFVGKYIVIKSLRPLAPNEIVAENYGPICSRKELKDRQRILSSRYWFQCECNACTYNWPQIGRGMDDLSQQIRCPTENCSNIFTLPVSSNPLNCPKCKNLVNLDERIRLFKYCEEQYKIGFNLMQSQQIDKAVGVFYEALDTFHNVSCPPHKETHLAQEALQICLASYGNVSNTLKEIK